A stretch of the Prochlorococcus marinus str. MIT 0918 genome encodes the following:
- a CDS encoding aminopeptidase P N-terminal domain-containing protein gives MNNQQIYKNHREQFLGKLEGRAAIIPAARMVPHHADCDYPFRQNSDFWYLTGFDEPESVALFLPHRPKGERYILFVLPKISSDEVWNGFRWGVEAVVDQFDVDVSHPLDELENRLWSYLEGADGISFSIGKHPHIEPLVLKIFSEQIERSSRTGAVPFDLTAPSIFLHDLRLRKDDWEIQRMREASSISAKAHEFARQIVRAGMNEREVQAVIEKTFLEEGARGPAYPSIIASGDNACILHYTANNALLRDGELLLIDAGCSMVDYYNSDITRTFPVNGKFTGEQSDLYELVLEAQAKAIDCVLPGKNTEEVHLQAVRVLVQGLVDLGLLKGNVDSLIEQGLYRHFYMHRTGHWLGLDVHDVGAYRLGEYPIPLEAGMVLTVEPGIYISDFFPVPDGQPLIEDRWKGIGIRVEDDVVVTNGKPDILSSNALKLLKEIEE, from the coding sequence ATGAATAATCAGCAGATCTATAAAAATCATCGGGAGCAATTTCTCGGTAAATTAGAGGGTAGAGCAGCTATTATCCCTGCGGCAAGGATGGTTCCACATCATGCCGATTGTGACTATCCATTTAGACAAAACAGTGATTTTTGGTATTTAACAGGTTTTGACGAGCCTGAATCAGTTGCATTATTTCTTCCTCATCGTCCTAAGGGGGAAAGATATATTCTATTTGTTTTACCTAAGATCTCATCAGATGAAGTCTGGAATGGATTTCGTTGGGGTGTTGAGGCAGTGGTTGATCAGTTTGATGTTGACGTATCTCATCCTTTAGATGAATTAGAAAATAGATTGTGGAGTTATTTAGAAGGTGCTGATGGAATTTCTTTTTCTATTGGTAAACATCCACACATAGAACCATTAGTCCTAAAAATATTCTCCGAACAAATTGAGAGATCTTCGAGAACTGGTGCGGTCCCATTTGATTTAACTGCGCCGAGTATTTTTCTTCATGATTTGAGATTGAGAAAGGATGATTGGGAAATTCAAAGGATGAGAGAAGCTTCTTCGATCTCAGCGAAGGCACATGAATTTGCCCGTCAAATTGTTAGAGCTGGTATGAATGAGCGAGAGGTTCAGGCAGTTATAGAAAAAACCTTTCTTGAAGAAGGGGCTAGAGGACCAGCTTATCCTTCGATTATTGCTAGTGGAGACAATGCATGCATTCTCCATTATACGGCTAATAATGCTTTGTTGCGGGATGGAGAATTGTTACTTATTGATGCTGGATGTTCAATGGTTGATTATTACAACTCAGATATAACAAGAACTTTTCCTGTTAATGGCAAATTCACAGGAGAACAAAGTGACCTGTACGAACTTGTATTAGAAGCTCAAGCAAAGGCGATTGATTGTGTTTTGCCTGGGAAAAATACGGAAGAAGTTCATTTACAAGCTGTAAGAGTTTTGGTACAAGGATTAGTAGACCTTGGATTACTTAAAGGAAATGTTGATTCCCTTATTGAGCAGGGGCTTTATAGGCATTTTTATATGCATCGCACAGGACATTGGTTGGGTTTAGATGTCCACGATGTAGGTGCTTATAGGCTTGGTGAATATCCAATACCTTTAGAGGCAGGAATGGTTTTAACTGTCGAACCAGGAATTTATATCAGTGATTTTTTTCCAGTTCCTGATGGTCAACCATTGATTGAAGATAGGTGGAAAGGAATTGGAATAAGAGTCGAAGATGATGTTGTAGTTACTAATGGTAAGCCGGACATCCTTAGCTCTAATGCTTTGAAGCTTTTAAAAGAAATAGAAGAGTGA
- a CDS encoding CNNM domain-containing protein encodes MNSDILFLTILVVVVLIGSALCSGVEAALLAVNPLHVHELTGKQPPVRGAKKLAKLRHKLGRTLTVVTITNNTFNIFGSLMLGGYATFVFKSGIALPVFSITLTILVLLLGEILPKSIGTKRSLQIALASAPMLYVLNSLMRPLTIPLEHLLPVITTENEISTDEEEIRQMARLGLQKGQIEADEAAMINKVFQLNDLTARDLMTPRVSVPTLDGSLKLEKLKNNLILNNSQWWVVLGKEVDKILGIANRERLLTALLQGNNQLTPIDLCEAVEFVPEMIRADRLLTSFNKDKTGIRVVVDEFGGFVGLIRAEAVLDVLAGWWRKSNK; translated from the coding sequence ATGAATTCTGACATTCTATTCCTAACAATTCTTGTTGTTGTGGTACTAATTGGTTCAGCATTATGCTCAGGAGTCGAAGCAGCATTATTGGCCGTCAATCCATTACACGTCCATGAACTGACAGGAAAACAACCTCCTGTTAGAGGTGCAAAAAAATTAGCAAAGCTTCGACATAAACTAGGTAGAACTCTAACTGTCGTAACCATTACTAATAACACTTTTAATATTTTTGGGAGTTTAATGCTAGGAGGCTATGCAACCTTTGTATTCAAATCAGGGATAGCTCTTCCTGTATTTTCAATAACATTAACTATTCTTGTATTACTTTTAGGAGAAATATTACCAAAGTCAATAGGAACAAAACGTTCTTTGCAAATAGCACTGGCAAGTGCACCAATGTTATACGTCCTTAACTCATTAATGCGTCCATTAACAATCCCACTGGAACATTTATTACCTGTAATTACCACTGAGAATGAGATTAGTACTGACGAAGAAGAAATTAGACAAATGGCACGACTAGGTTTGCAAAAAGGACAAATTGAAGCTGATGAAGCTGCAATGATCAACAAAGTTTTTCAACTAAACGATTTAACTGCTAGAGATCTTATGACTCCTAGAGTATCTGTTCCAACTCTTGATGGATCATTAAAATTAGAAAAACTAAAAAACAATCTCATTCTGAACAATTCACAATGGTGGGTAGTGCTTGGTAAAGAAGTAGACAAAATACTAGGCATTGCCAACAGAGAACGTCTCCTTACTGCATTATTACAAGGCAACAATCAATTAACTCCGATAGACCTTTGTGAAGCAGTTGAATTTGTTCCAGAAATGATTAGAGCAGATAGGTTGCTTACATCATTCAATAAAGATAAAACAGGAATAAGAGTAGTAGTTGATGAATTCGGTGGATTTGTAGGTTTAATTAGAGCAGAAGCAGTTTTAGATGTTTTAGCAGGATGGTGGAGGAAATCAAATAAATGA
- a CDS encoding GTP-binding protein has translation MKAKQTTAKKCSFLLNQWKKSLSLTAFEKSQLSVELKALDRQINRLSQQHLRVTVFGRVGVGKSSLLNALFGEEKFSTDIGHGSTRKMKGVIWEQGIDNLQYVELVDTPGIDEITSAERARLASRVALHSDLILLVIDSDINSIELDAMQTLINSNKPILLILNRCDQWTPTEVDQIVHSIRNRLPSTAKHLLIETVAAAPRSAKLQANGKVRSEKSSPKVTSLKRTLLNLLSEQGNLLLTLNAVQQADNFYHSLKLGRLKRRKLEAQGLIGKFAAFKASGVAVNPLLVFDFATGIALDTALVMQLSKLYDLELKGHSARELLKKLSLHNFLLGGAQIGIQILLGSIKHLLLSAAPFTGGLSLAPAAPVALAQAAVAVHTTKLTGKLAAKELLQASHLPGANPNQILRCLARSNPKVKDYLNSWQIIAQKKAAHIHTLLP, from the coding sequence ATGAAGGCTAAACAAACAACTGCAAAAAAATGTAGTTTCTTACTTAATCAATGGAAAAAGAGCTTATCTCTAACTGCTTTTGAAAAATCACAATTATCAGTGGAACTAAAAGCCCTTGATCGTCAAATAAATCGCTTATCACAACAACATTTGCGTGTTACAGTTTTTGGAAGAGTAGGAGTTGGGAAATCAAGTCTCTTAAATGCACTATTTGGTGAAGAGAAGTTTTCAACTGATATTGGTCATGGCTCTACTCGTAAAATGAAAGGAGTGATTTGGGAGCAAGGTATTGATAACCTGCAATACGTTGAATTAGTAGATACTCCTGGAATTGATGAAATTACTTCGGCAGAAAGAGCTCGACTAGCATCAAGAGTTGCTCTTCATTCAGATTTAATTTTATTAGTTATTGATAGTGACATTAATAGTATTGAGTTAGATGCAATGCAAACACTTATAAACAGTAATAAGCCTATTTTATTAATTCTCAATCGATGTGATCAATGGACCCCCACTGAAGTAGATCAAATTGTTCATAGTATTCGAAATCGTCTACCATCCACGGCAAAACATCTGCTAATTGAAACTGTTGCTGCTGCACCAAGGTCAGCGAAGCTTCAAGCAAATGGGAAAGTGCGGAGTGAGAAATCCAGTCCCAAAGTTACCTCACTGAAAAGAACACTATTAAATCTCTTATCAGAACAAGGTAATCTTCTTTTAACACTGAATGCTGTACAGCAAGCAGATAATTTTTACCATTCTTTAAAGCTTGGTCGGTTAAAAAGAAGAAAGTTAGAAGCGCAGGGGCTTATTGGTAAATTTGCTGCTTTCAAAGCATCAGGGGTTGCAGTAAACCCACTTTTAGTTTTTGATTTTGCTACAGGAATAGCTTTAGATACAGCTCTAGTTATGCAACTCAGTAAATTATATGACTTAGAATTAAAAGGGCATTCTGCTAGAGAGTTATTAAAAAAACTATCTCTTCACAATTTTCTCTTAGGCGGAGCACAAATTGGGATTCAAATTCTCTTAGGAAGCATCAAGCATCTCTTACTATCTGCTGCTCCATTCACAGGTGGATTAAGCCTTGCCCCTGCAGCTCCAGTAGCATTGGCACAAGCAGCTGTGGCAGTTCATACAACTAAACTAACAGGTAAATTAGCCGCAAAAGAATTACTCCAAGCGTCTCATTTACCAGGCGCCAATCCAAATCAAATCTTACGTTGTCTTGCCAGATCCAATCCTAAGGTAAAGGATTATTTGAATAGCTGGCAGATAATAGCTCAAAAAAAAGCTGCTCATATTCACACTTTGCTACCGTGA
- a CDS encoding nicotinate-nucleotide adenylyltransferase, with translation MSSRSYQSIALLGTSADPPTTGHKALLIGLTKLFPKVVTWASNNPTKKHREPLEKRHELLNALVDSINIPNLELKQELSSRWAIKTVDKALKYWPKSTLILIIGSDLISDIPKWHESNQLLLRAQLGIVPRQGWDLDNQRLKVINRMGGIIHLLPLNIPASASSNIRNKPILSQIPEAILPMLLKENLYGITNTTQ, from the coding sequence GTGAGTAGTCGTTCTTATCAGTCAATAGCCTTACTAGGGACAAGCGCCGACCCACCTACTACTGGACATAAAGCTTTGTTAATAGGTTTAACCAAGTTGTTTCCTAAAGTCGTCACCTGGGCGAGCAATAACCCTACCAAAAAGCATAGAGAACCTCTTGAAAAACGACATGAACTATTAAATGCTCTGGTAGATAGTATTAACATCCCCAACCTTGAGTTAAAACAAGAATTAAGTAGTCGATGGGCAATCAAAACTGTAGATAAAGCTTTAAAATATTGGCCAAAGAGCACTCTGATTTTAATCATAGGTAGTGATTTAATATCAGATATTCCTAAATGGCATGAATCAAATCAATTACTACTAAGAGCCCAACTTGGCATTGTCCCTCGTCAAGGGTGGGACCTCGACAACCAAAGACTCAAAGTTATTAACAGAATGGGAGGCATAATACACTTATTACCACTAAATATACCTGCTAGTGCTAGTTCAAATATTAGGAATAAACCAATTTTATCTCAAATACCCGAAGCAATCTTACCCATGCTTTTAAAGGAAAACCTCTACGGTATAACTAATACAACACAATGA
- a CDS encoding NAD+ synthase, translated as MKIALAQLNPLIGDLKGNSEKIIDACKDQAADKVNILITPELSLWGYPPQDLLFQPTLIDQQWSLLDKIVKFLAVQNLELTVLVGIAEPTKDLQVPNLFNSIVLLNNQGWEIIARKQLLPSYDVFDEKRYFRASKSTGLINYKLGNKAWNIGVTICEDLWVEERIQGHRIKGPNPIESLTNQRIDLLVNLSASPFTTDKALLRERIAAKAARRLKCPVIYVNQVGGNDELIFDGSSFATNSEGDITLSLPKCQETIAIWDTNQNLSYREALIIDSEEILLQALVLGLRDYARKCNFKSVLLGLSGGIDSALVAIIACAAMGSDNVSAILMPSPWSSEGSVQDALALAKRIGIKTATIPISSLMKTYHQTLEEPLGEAPKGLTAENLQSRIRGTLLMAIANAQQHLLLSTGNKSELAVGYCTLYGDMNGGLSVIGDLYKTSVFNLCYWLDNKKSFRCRKALGLPTQGELVGSIIRTKPPSAELSPNQLDSDSLPDYAILDPILKALIEERQDSLTLVNQGHDPDLVTKIQRLLKKAEFKRKQAPPTLKVSDQAFGSGWRIPIAST; from the coding sequence ATGAAAATTGCTCTAGCACAACTAAATCCTCTAATAGGAGATCTAAAAGGGAATAGTGAAAAGATTATTGATGCCTGTAAAGATCAAGCAGCAGACAAGGTAAATATTTTAATTACACCAGAACTATCCCTTTGGGGATACCCACCACAAGACTTATTATTCCAACCAACTCTTATTGATCAGCAATGGAGTCTGCTGGACAAAATAGTAAAATTTCTAGCAGTACAAAATTTAGAGTTAACTGTATTAGTTGGCATAGCTGAACCTACAAAAGACCTTCAAGTTCCTAACTTATTTAATTCAATTGTTCTTCTCAATAATCAAGGTTGGGAAATAATCGCAAGGAAACAATTGCTTCCTTCTTATGACGTTTTCGACGAAAAGAGATATTTCAGAGCTTCTAAAAGTACAGGTCTTATCAATTACAAGCTAGGAAACAAAGCCTGGAATATTGGCGTCACTATATGCGAGGACTTATGGGTTGAAGAAAGAATTCAAGGACATCGTATAAAAGGCCCAAATCCTATTGAAAGTCTTACTAATCAAAGAATTGATCTACTTGTAAATCTCTCTGCTTCTCCTTTTACAACTGACAAAGCATTACTTCGTGAACGCATTGCAGCAAAAGCAGCAAGACGACTAAAATGCCCAGTCATATATGTTAATCAAGTGGGCGGAAATGATGAGCTTATTTTTGATGGTTCTAGTTTCGCAACTAATAGTGAAGGTGATATAACACTGTCTCTTCCCAAATGCCAAGAAACTATAGCTATTTGGGATACAAATCAAAACTTATCTTATAGAGAAGCATTAATTATTGATTCGGAAGAAATACTCTTACAAGCACTTGTGCTTGGGTTAAGAGATTATGCTAGGAAATGTAATTTTAAAAGTGTTTTACTTGGTCTTAGTGGAGGTATTGATTCTGCCTTAGTAGCAATTATTGCTTGTGCTGCCATGGGCTCTGACAACGTTTCTGCGATTTTAATGCCATCTCCATGGAGCTCAGAAGGATCTGTACAAGATGCATTAGCACTTGCAAAGAGAATAGGAATTAAGACAGCAACTATACCCATTTCCTCTCTCATGAAGACTTATCATCAAACTCTAGAGGAACCTCTTGGAGAAGCCCCTAAAGGACTTACCGCAGAAAACCTTCAGTCACGTATCAGAGGAACGCTTTTGATGGCAATAGCAAATGCACAGCAACACCTACTATTATCAACTGGCAATAAATCGGAACTAGCTGTTGGGTATTGCACTCTCTATGGTGATATGAATGGAGGCCTTTCAGTAATAGGTGATCTATATAAGACCAGTGTCTTTAATTTGTGTTACTGGCTAGACAACAAGAAATCATTTCGATGCAGAAAAGCTTTAGGGCTCCCAACACAAGGAGAACTAGTGGGTTCAATTATTCGAACTAAACCTCCAAGCGCCGAACTAAGTCCTAACCAACTTGATAGTGATTCTCTCCCTGATTATGCAATTCTAGATCCAATTCTCAAAGCCCTCATCGAAGAACGACAAGACTCATTAACACTTGTGAATCAAGGTCATGATCCAGATTTAGTAACAAAAATTCAACGCTTATTAAAAAAAGCTGAATTTAAAAGGAAACAAGCGCCTCCCACGCTGAAAGTAAGTGATCAAGCTTTTGGGAGTGGTTGGAGAATTCCCATTGCCTCAACATAA
- the ald gene encoding alanine dehydrogenase has translation MPSSVLSAPISSIGIPKEIKSDELRVAITPDGVKELVSQGLEVRVQTGAGTGVGIEDQSFALAGAKIVSRDEAWSSHLIVKVKEPQEEEYQLLREDMVLFTYLHLAAYPKVGEALLKAGTTSIGYETVQMEDGTLPLLAPMSEIAGRLAAQVGAHLLEKPNGGRGVLIGGCTGVRPARVIVLGAGTVGWNAARLAANMDAEVMLLDRSPERLRKLEAHRKGRLVSVVSSRGLIERLIPTADLIIGAVLTPGGRAPTLVDERMVEQMKSKSVIVDVAIDQGGCIATSKETTHTKPTINIKGVEHYAVSNMPGAVPFTSTEALVSVTLPYILCIAGRGLEGAITERPEIVSGLNTIKGSVCHPGVAKALNLHPRHPMACLN, from the coding sequence ATGCCATCTTCAGTTCTCTCAGCGCCGATTTCTAGTATCGGCATCCCTAAAGAAATCAAGTCAGACGAACTTAGAGTTGCCATTACTCCCGATGGTGTAAAAGAGCTAGTATCTCAAGGGCTTGAAGTTCGTGTGCAAACAGGTGCTGGAACAGGTGTAGGAATTGAAGATCAATCTTTTGCACTTGCAGGAGCAAAAATTGTTAGCAGAGATGAAGCCTGGTCCTCACACTTAATTGTAAAGGTCAAGGAACCTCAGGAAGAAGAGTATCAACTACTTCGTGAAGACATGGTTCTTTTTACATATCTACACTTAGCTGCATATCCAAAAGTTGGCGAAGCATTACTTAAAGCTGGTACTACAAGTATCGGCTACGAAACAGTTCAGATGGAAGACGGTACCCTCCCTCTATTAGCACCAATGAGTGAAATAGCCGGGCGATTAGCTGCTCAAGTAGGTGCACATTTACTTGAAAAGCCTAATGGAGGAAGAGGAGTTCTCATAGGAGGCTGCACTGGAGTCCGGCCTGCACGAGTAATTGTTTTAGGTGCAGGTACTGTTGGATGGAATGCTGCAAGACTTGCAGCAAATATGGATGCGGAAGTGATGCTACTAGACCGCTCACCTGAGAGATTGCGCAAACTAGAAGCACACCGAAAAGGAAGACTGGTAAGCGTTGTGAGCAGTAGAGGTCTTATAGAGCGGCTAATCCCAACTGCTGATCTTATTATTGGGGCGGTGCTTACTCCAGGCGGGAGAGCACCTACACTCGTTGATGAAAGAATGGTTGAACAAATGAAAAGCAAATCAGTTATCGTTGATGTAGCTATAGATCAAGGGGGTTGTATTGCTACTAGCAAAGAAACAACTCATACCAAACCCACTATCAATATTAAAGGTGTTGAACATTACGCTGTAAGTAATATGCCTGGCGCAGTGCCTTTTACTTCAACAGAAGCTTTGGTTAGTGTAACTCTGCCATATATTCTTTGCATTGCAGGTCGTGGTCTTGAAGGTGCTATTACTGAACGGCCAGAAATAGTCTCTGGGCTCAATACAATTAAAGGATCAGTATGCCACCCTGGCGTAGCAAAAGCTCTTAACCTGCATCCAAGGCACCCAATGGCATGTTTAAATTAA
- a CDS encoding DUF3326 domain-containing protein: MTSSPLPSLLVIPTGIGCEIGGYAGDAIPFARLLAAASGCLITHPNVMNGASLFWDDKRIQYVEGFALDQFACGELMLSPVRKQKVGVLFDAGLEEELHQRHIHVVDACRATLGIDIGPVVATESPLEMRFKTSSSGASTGEIINPRLLVKAGERLKDEGATAIAVVTRFPDDIESNSLEAYRKGRGVDVIAGAEALISHLLVRHLCLPCAHAPAMFPLPIDECLDPRAAAEEIGYTFLSSVLVGLSRAPNLIPKSDDIEKMNLGLNLPLIGVEQVGAIIAPQGALGGEAVLACIARRIPLIVVANSGILSVGLDALGLSSDLQLKKNMPIFSVKNYLEAASIVLALREGLSIDSLMRPIKKVTVSK; the protein is encoded by the coding sequence ATGACTTCTTCCCCATTGCCATCTCTTTTAGTAATTCCCACGGGAATTGGCTGTGAAATAGGGGGTTATGCTGGTGATGCCATTCCTTTTGCACGTTTATTAGCTGCAGCTAGTGGATGCTTGATTACCCATCCAAATGTAATGAATGGGGCTTCATTGTTTTGGGATGATAAGAGGATTCAATATGTTGAAGGTTTTGCGCTAGATCAATTTGCTTGTGGTGAATTGATGTTGAGCCCTGTTCGTAAACAAAAAGTAGGTGTTCTATTTGATGCAGGATTAGAAGAAGAATTGCATCAAAGACATATTCATGTTGTTGATGCGTGCCGAGCTACTTTGGGTATTGATATTGGACCTGTTGTTGCTACTGAGTCACCACTTGAAATGCGTTTTAAAACATCTTCTAGTGGAGCTAGTACAGGCGAAATTATTAACCCTAGATTATTAGTAAAGGCTGGTGAGAGATTAAAAGATGAAGGTGCGACTGCTATAGCTGTAGTTACAAGATTTCCTGATGATATAGAAAGCAATAGTTTGGAGGCTTATCGGAAGGGAAGAGGTGTAGATGTAATTGCAGGAGCTGAGGCTTTGATTAGTCATTTATTAGTTCGTCATTTATGTCTACCATGCGCACATGCCCCTGCAATGTTCCCTTTGCCAATAGATGAATGTCTAGACCCACGTGCAGCGGCAGAAGAAATCGGATATACATTTTTATCATCTGTATTGGTTGGTTTAAGTCGAGCACCTAATTTAATTCCTAAGAGTGATGATATTGAAAAAATGAATTTAGGGTTAAATCTACCTTTAATAGGTGTTGAACAAGTTGGTGCTATTATTGCACCTCAAGGTGCACTTGGTGGAGAGGCTGTCTTAGCGTGTATTGCAAGAAGAATTCCATTGATTGTTGTAGCTAATTCAGGAATCCTAAGTGTAGGTTTAGATGCTCTAGGGCTTTCTTCAGATTTGCAATTAAAAAAAAACATGCCGATTTTTTCTGTAAAAAATTACTTGGAAGCAGCTTCTATAGTATTAGCGTTGAGAGAAGGTTTATCTATTGATTCATTAATGAGACCAATAAAAAAGGTAACTGTTAGTAAATAA
- a CDS encoding F0F1 ATP synthase subunit gamma: MANLKEIRDRIVSVKNTRKITEAMRLVAAAKVRRAQEQVLRSRPFADRLARVLQNIQSRMQFEAADSPLLKTRDVQNVTLLAVTGDRGLCGGYNTNVIKLTEQRYGELKKQGFDIDLVLIGRKAITYFQNRSSQYKIRASFQDLEQVPTSKDAEGATSEVLSEFLSESTDRVEVIYTKFISLVSCSPVVQTLLPLDPQGIAQEDDEIFRITTKDSRLVIEKDSAPANEEPKLSSDVVFEQSPDELLNSLLPLYLQNQLLRALQEAAASELASRMTAMNNASDNAKELAKTLNLTYNKARQAAITQEILEVVGGAGG, translated from the coding sequence ATGGCAAACCTAAAAGAAATTAGGGACAGGATTGTTTCAGTTAAAAACACTCGAAAAATAACTGAAGCAATGCGCTTGGTTGCAGCTGCAAAAGTTAGGAGAGCACAAGAGCAGGTTCTTAGAAGCCGACCTTTTGCTGATCGCTTAGCAAGAGTTCTTCAGAACATCCAATCAAGGATGCAATTTGAGGCAGCAGACTCTCCCCTGCTCAAAACTCGTGATGTTCAAAACGTTACTTTGCTAGCAGTTACTGGAGATCGCGGTTTATGTGGTGGTTATAACACTAATGTGATTAAGCTTACTGAGCAACGTTATGGGGAATTAAAGAAGCAGGGTTTTGATATTGATCTGGTTCTCATTGGTCGCAAGGCTATTACTTATTTCCAAAACAGAAGTAGTCAGTACAAGATACGTGCTTCTTTTCAGGATTTAGAACAAGTGCCTACATCTAAAGACGCAGAGGGGGCCACTAGTGAAGTGTTATCTGAGTTTCTTTCAGAAAGCACTGATCGGGTTGAGGTGATTTATACAAAATTTATTAGCTTAGTTAGTTGTAGTCCTGTTGTTCAGACTCTGCTTCCTCTGGACCCTCAGGGAATTGCTCAAGAGGATGATGAAATCTTTAGAATAACTACAAAAGATAGCCGGCTTGTAATTGAAAAAGATTCTGCTCCAGCCAATGAAGAGCCTAAGCTATCTTCAGATGTGGTTTTCGAACAGAGTCCAGATGAATTATTAAATTCCTTATTGCCACTATATTTGCAAAACCAACTACTTAGAGCGCTTCAAGAAGCAGCAGCTTCTGAATTGGCAAGTCGAATGACTGCAATGAATAATGCTAGCGATAATGCTAAAGAATTGGCTAAGACTTTAAATCTTACATATAATAAGGCTCGTCAAGCTGCAATTACTCAAGAAATTCTTGAGGTTGTTGGTGGAGCTGGCGGATAA
- the atpA gene encoding F0F1 ATP synthase subunit alpha, translating to MVSIRPDEISSLLKKQIADYDKSVSVSNVGTVLQIGDGIARVYGLEKAMAGELVEFEDGTEGIALNLEDDNVGAVLMGEGLGIQEGSTVKATGKIASVPVGDAMLGRVVNPLGQPVDGNGEIATSDSRLIESLAPGIIKRKSVHEPMQTGITSIDAMIPIGRGQRELIIGDRQTGKTAIAIDTIINQKGQDVVCVYVAVGQKSASVAQVVEVLREKGALEYTIVVNASASEPAALQYLAPYTGAAIAEHFMYQGKATLVIYDDLTKQAQAYRQMSLLLRRPPGREAYPGDVFYCHSRLLERAAKLSDAMGSGSMTALPIIETQAGDVSAYIPTNVISITDGQIFLSADLFNSGLRPAINVGISVSRVGGAAQTKAIKKIAGTLKLELAQFDELAAFSQFASDLDEATQQQLERGKRLRELLKQAQFAPLNLAEQVAVVYAGVKGLIDEVPVDQVTQFASELRDYLKTSKPDFINKVLTEKKLDDEIESVLKESINEVKTSMLAAA from the coding sequence ATGGTTTCTATACGCCCCGACGAAATCAGTTCACTTCTGAAGAAACAGATAGCTGATTATGATAAGTCTGTTTCTGTAAGCAATGTAGGTACCGTTCTTCAAATCGGTGATGGAATTGCACGAGTCTATGGTCTTGAAAAGGCGATGGCTGGGGAATTAGTAGAATTCGAAGATGGCACAGAAGGAATTGCATTAAATCTCGAAGACGACAATGTAGGTGCCGTTCTCATGGGAGAAGGCTTAGGCATTCAAGAAGGAAGTACTGTTAAGGCTACTGGAAAGATAGCTTCTGTACCTGTTGGAGATGCAATGTTAGGTAGGGTTGTGAACCCACTTGGGCAACCAGTAGATGGTAATGGTGAAATTGCTACTAGCGACTCTCGTCTTATTGAATCATTAGCACCTGGAATTATTAAAAGGAAATCTGTTCATGAGCCTATGCAAACAGGCATTACTTCTATAGATGCAATGATACCTATAGGTCGAGGTCAACGTGAATTGATAATTGGAGACCGTCAAACAGGTAAGACAGCTATTGCAATCGATACAATTATCAATCAGAAGGGGCAAGATGTTGTATGTGTATATGTCGCTGTTGGTCAAAAGTCTGCATCTGTTGCGCAAGTGGTAGAAGTTTTAAGAGAAAAGGGAGCTCTTGAATATACAATTGTTGTTAATGCCAGTGCCTCAGAGCCTGCAGCACTTCAATATTTAGCACCTTATACAGGTGCCGCTATTGCAGAGCACTTTATGTATCAAGGCAAGGCTACCTTGGTGATCTATGACGATTTAACCAAGCAAGCTCAGGCTTATCGTCAGATGTCTCTCCTGTTACGTCGTCCACCAGGACGTGAAGCTTATCCTGGTGATGTTTTCTATTGTCATAGCCGTTTGTTGGAAAGAGCAGCAAAACTTTCTGATGCTATGGGTAGTGGATCAATGACAGCATTACCTATAATTGAAACTCAAGCAGGAGATGTATCCGCATATATCCCTACCAATGTCATATCAATTACTGATGGTCAGATTTTCTTAAGTGCTGATTTATTTAATTCAGGTTTAAGACCTGCAATTAATGTTGGGATTTCAGTGAGTCGTGTTGGAGGGGCAGCCCAAACAAAAGCGATTAAGAAGATTGCAGGTACATTGAAACTTGAATTAGCTCAGTTTGATGAATTAGCTGCGTTCTCTCAATTTGCTTCTGATTTGGATGAAGCAACTCAACAACAACTTGAAAGAGGAAAGCGTTTAAGAGAGCTTCTTAAACAAGCACAATTTGCTCCTTTGAATCTTGCAGAACAAGTTGCAGTAGTTTATGCAGGTGTAAAAGGTTTGATTGATGAAGTTCCTGTAGATCAAGTAACACAATTTGCGTCCGAATTACGTGATTATTTAAAAACAAGTAAGCCAGACTTTATCAATAAGGTTTTGACAGAGAAAAAACTTGATGATGAGATTGAGTCTGTACTTAAAGAGTCAATCAACGAGGTTAAAACCTCAATGTTGGCAGCTGCTTAA